The Vigna angularis cultivar LongXiaoDou No.4 chromosome 9, ASM1680809v1, whole genome shotgun sequence DNA window ATACGAAAAAGGGGAGACATAGATACACATATCTTCTTCCCTAAGATATATTTTGTATTGATCAATATCCTCTctatatttgtttgaaaaaacactttgttgcTTTTTGGATAATCCAAAATGATTTAAAACACTTTATTGTTTAACTTAGGGGGAGTTAAACAATTTTAGCCATTTGGGTTAGTATAAACCTAGGACTGGTGAAATTCATTCTTAAACTAGGAGTTGTGAAACTCGTAACTTTTTAAAGTTAGTGAAACCCTTTAAGAGTGTTTAAAAGAGAACTAGACGTAACTCAATAAATCAATATCAAAACGAGCTTTcatttttgctatttttttaCTATGTTTTTAAACGCTTTAAAAAATCCTTAAGTGTTAAACATTGTTTACAAATAGTCTAACTCCTGCAAACAACGTCTAACatcaattgcaaaaaaaaaaaaaattcaaactctatTCAAATCTTTTCTAAAGTTTGCTTATTGTTTCATTATCATAACATAACTTAATACATgactatttatgttttttaaaaaattaaaaaaataaaaaataaaaaattgaaattttgacaaattaatatatgatatgAATAAACACAACAATAATCTCAACCTAAACTTAAAggaaatgaataaattaaaccattttaaaaattaaaatattaaattgaactaATAGAAAAATAAGGGACAAAATTAATCCAACCaaacaaatacaataatatacaaacatataatcttatgtttttttttaaaaaaaaagaatgcaACCCCGGAAGAATATTTCAACGGAAGCAACTACCAAAGAAAATATAAGGAGAGTGGATATTCCCTCATTTATTCCTTTTCCCACATCAAATCAAATCACCAcaatcacattttattttctcccattattattacataatcccaaaaatataagaatttcatattatttttattacattatggTTTTGTTATGaaacacaagtaaaaaaaaataatgtgttttCTTACAAGATCCCattcttaataatttcattaactATGTTCGgaataaaatactataaaataaaaaaagagagatatTATGTTAACAGTAAGGAAAAAGCATTAGCTGCAAAATAACTATTAATACTGTTATAATCGTCTGAATTTAATCAATCTTTCGAAACATTGTTATTATCTAATCTAACGATTTTCCTTAATTTTGGGTGATTAggtaattaattattacaaataaaaccATAACAAGTACATTAAATACTCTTGGTAAAATAATCTACCCAAATTTTGTGCttcattaattttcttttatattatgaaatattgtttatataaaccaataattataataataataataaaattttgcaatagcGTATCAATGATTTCCATTTGGTTCTTGTAGTTCCCTCCCACACCACACAACGCAACGCGTTGTTGCGTCTCTTTTGGAGTGAGTCTGGTTAGGGCTGTTATGGAGTTCATACAGAGCCGCGTGGAGCCATGGATCAAGGACCAGCGGGAGAAGCTGTTGGGCCTGAAGGACAAGGTGTCGTGGGGCCCACTCCAGTGGCGGATGAAGTGGCCGTGGGCCTCCCACCGTGAGCACAAGAAGCGGATCCAGGAGGAGTACCAACGCCTCACCAACCTCTGCCGCGCTCTCAAGGCGGACTCCGTCTCCGATTTGCAGGACCTTCTCTGCTGCATGGTCCTCTCCGAGTGCGTCTACAAGGTCTCTTTCCTCGCTTTAATTTATCGTTCTcctcaaaattaaaataagaatcgTAAAATGTTTGTTTGGGTTGGGTTGTGTATAATTCTGATTTGAGAGGAGTAATGTGTACTTCAATTTGTTCTTACTGTATTCACCTCGTTGTTTTTCAATCGATTTTGAAGTTTGAcgtttgatgaaatgtttttttttcaagtaaatTACCGAGGTGGACTCTAACTGTAAATTTGATTCGATATATAAGTTTGTCAGGTAAAAAATGGTATGTGAGTGTGATATTGACGGCAATGTCAAGGTTTTTGTGAAAGGACACAACTTGCATACGGTTGCTTGTACTTATTTCTAGTTTGAATTGGAGTTTCACGTTGTTAATACGTGAACAAAGGTTTGTAGTAAATATCAGTGCGTATTATTGAGAAGAATATTTAATTCTAATTGGagaacaataaaaacaatacaTAAAGAAGTGTTTGTAAGTTTTTTCCTATTTGAGGTGTTTGTATATATGTTGTTTGTGTTATTTTTCAATTAGAATTGGAGTTTTACCTTGGTAATATGCGGAAAAATGTGTAAATTATAGGATCATGCATATTATTGGGTttaaactaattctaatttaaGAACAAGACAAACATGTCTAGAACTGTATGTAGATTTTCTGCCTGGGGTGCTTGTGACCGCAATTATGTTTTTATCAGAAAAATTGTGGTTTTTGGAGTTTCTGCAACCACAATTATGATCGTATCTTCCATATCCGTCTACAATATGAAGAAACACGGTTTCAAGTCGGGGtgttaaaagaagaaaagcGGTGTCTTTGGtctttattaaaattacatttgtGGGTCTTCTTtattaaactttgaaaaatagcGATACTAAAAATGTGTAGGAAAAGGGTTTCTTAGAATTACTATAGGTTTCATACATTGTTGTTCTTCAACGGCAATTCTGTATGAGAGACACGGTTAGTTACTATGCACTATTAGCCTAAAACTACTTTACAATTGTGTCTAATAGGACTTAGTCATTTTAGCTTCATATTCTATTCATTGACATAATGTGAGCATAGGATGAATTCATATTAGATATCAGTGTCAAAATGTTTGAGTGAtactttatgaaaattaaacctttataatttatgtaaaatagaaaattgattttcttttgttataattttaagaaacatGGTAAAAGCTAATTGGCTTCATAAAGTAatcataaatacttttttttcccTAAAGCATAAATGAATATgatgaatattttaaaggtttggTGTTCTTTCATGTGAATCATGAAATGAATAGGCCATATGCTATTGTATACAAATATTTCTGTCTGTTCATTTTGAGGATTATTCCTGGAGCTTTAATATTCTTTAGTGTTTATTTAAATGCTACAAGTACAGTAGCTCTATGAAATGCGATGGTTTTCTATAATCTTGGAATCAACTACAAGGCATATGCCTCTCAGAGTCTTAGACAAGTGCTTATAGCAACTTTGTAACTTTAATATGATTTTCTTGGATGAATTATTGTAtgaatatttgtaagttaaataaaCTTATTGCTCATTATTTCTGACTTATTATATAGAGACCTGCTGGTGAGATGATTCGAGctgtaaataaatttaaggcAGATTTTGGTGGACAAGTTGTTGCTTTGGAGAGGGTGCAACCATCGTCAGATCATGTTCCTCATAGGTGTTCATTCATTCTTTATACAATTTAATTCTTCTTCTAATCTTACATTATTTTCAAAGATTCCAATATGCCATTATATATTTTGGTATTTGGAGGCTTTTATCCTTTATTATTGTTCTCATCCATTCTATAATATATTTGGATTGTGTTTTGGAGGTAAAAAATAGGTTATTTGGatgttttttacattaattggtgtgatctttatttttaatgattgcTTTTTAATGTCATGGCTTTTGTTTGTTCTGTTTAGTGTTTTTTAACAACCTAGCATGTGAATTTCTAGTTTTACTTACCTTATTGGTAACTACTTATAGTATTGCATTCTCTCTCAAAATAGAATTGTGCATTGAAGTAGTTtgtctcttcttcttctcttagGCTCTAAGAGATTATTTAGCGTTGGGTTCAAATATTATGGACTGTCTTCCTTaggtttcttttattttgacttATGCAGTGGATGAAATAGAGGATGGATTTGGCTGTTATTCATAACAGAAAGATGTTGCTCTTGATTAAGGAAAATAACAGACAAGAGAATAAACTCAATGTACCCAGTAATGAGGATGTTGCATGATATGAAGGCACAAACTACACTATTCGTACAAGATAGGATTAGGAACAGATACATTAGAGAAGAAGTTTGGGCAGTATTTTACGAAAGATGGTAGAAGCTCATCTTATATGCTTTTTGTAGGCATGTGTGCAGAAGATCTGCAATAATTCAAATAGATGAGATGGAGATTAGCAATCCCTAGTGGTAAAGAGACTGAGAAATACTATTATTGAAACTGTTATGGAAGATTGAGAGGTCAACTGATAGGTTTCTGGGTATGAAACCTATCTGTTCCAAGCACTCACACACAACTCGCACACAATTGTATGAAAAGAATGAATATCTGTATTCACATCAACAAATGTCATGTACAACCATGGTAGCATAATCCCCCTCCACAGGACCAATGTTCCTGTCACCAACTGATATTCCAAAAACTAATCCCCTAACAAAAGAATAGAACTCTATTTATACAAGTCATTTCCCGTCCATCCTAACTGCTAAAACAGTTAGGATATtaactcttccttctcctctcaTACACTCTCCACTCCCTAACATCAACAATTTGTCAATACTCCATAGACGTGAATACATGATCTATGATagaatattttagaatttgatACATGTAGTTGAACCCGACTAGTGGAATACAACTTGGATGTTATTGCTGTTGTTGTGTCATACTTATTCGGTTATTATGTTGTTGAAGGTATTTGTTGGCAGAGGCAGGTGACACTTTATTTGCTTCCTTTATCGGAACAAAGCAGTACAAGTGAGTTTTTTCATACGATTCCATGTGCAAGCTTTTCCTAATCATTTTAACTTCAAGAATCTTTacctttttctattttgatgaaAGGGATGTCATTGCTGATGCAAATATACTTCAAGGTGCCATCTTTCATGATGATGCTGTTGAGGAATCTGAAAAAAATGAATCAACTGAATCTGACAATGATGAAAGCCATAATGGAAAAGACTATACATGGAATCCTCTACAATCCAGGTCTAAGAAACCGAAGAAGAAATACAAACCTGCAGCTCATAGGGTAAATGACTATTAtccaatatgtttttattaaattaacttgCAGACTCTTATACCTGGAGATCTTTAAATGGGCTCATAGTTTGAAAGGGTGACTGGATCCCTATAGTTTCATAATCCTTTTTATTGAGTTCCTTGAATCCAGTctgtttattattataattattattattagtgttaTTTTTAATCTTCAGGGACCTGATACATAACTGTAACGACTAGATTgaaaatttccaaattatacaGGGACCTatattaatttaactattttttcaaattcCTATAGATTGTTGCTTCTTTATATGGTAAATTTATAATAgttcaatttctattttatctaTTCTGCTTTATAATTTTCAACTGTTCAACTCTTTATAATCTTAGGATTTTATTCAACAGTAAAATCACAACCTTGGTTTCTGGGTATTGCTATAGAGCAATACTATATGAGTAAATATTATGTTTCTGATTCCAATAATTTCCTTCATAATTCATATTACATCTCAGGGTTTCATGGCTCGTGCTAAAGGAATACCTGCTTTAGAATTATATAGGCTTGCTCAAAAGAAGAAATGCAAACTAGTTCTATGTGGTCATTCACTTGGTGGAGCAGTGAGTTTGATCTATCCAATTTGGATTTTAAAGCATTACTGCTTTAGTGTTTGAACAAATTACATATGTAAAGTTCCTTGTATACACAGGTAGCTGCATTAGCTACTCTTGCCATTTTGAGAGTAATTGCtgcttcatcttcatcttcatcaaaggaaaatgaaaaagtcTCTATCAAATGCATTACATTTTCTCAACCTCCTGTTGGAAATTCTGCTTTGAAGGAGTATGTTTTCCCTGTTCTTTTTTCTCACTTTCTAAATTGGTTACCTGCTGATTCTTCTTCAAACCTGCAAAATTagaatatcaattatttatttccttgttttttcttttctttgcagCTATGTTAATAGAAAAGGTTGGCAGCATTATTTTAAGAGTTACTGCATTCCAGAAGATCTGGTTCCCCGTATTTTATCTCCAGCTTATTTTCACCATTATAATGCTCAGACTCAGCCAGGGCCTTCTGAAAATGAAACTGACAGCTCATTATTGAGAAAAAACAAGCAAGGGTCAGGGAAGCTTAATGCAGAGCAGTTGGTTTTGGGGGTAGGGCCTGTGCAGAGATCATTCTGGCGACTCTCAAGGCTAGTCCCTTTGGAAGGTCTACGGAGACAATTTAGTACAGGCAGAGAAAGACCAATCAGTTCCAATGAAAGAAATTCATTCCCTGATTCTCTTGCAACTACTTTGAATGAGGAGGAAGTAGTTGCACCACAGTTGCTTGAAATACAAGAGGGTTCTGATGGCATATCACTGAAGCCTTTACCTGAAGCTGATAAACATTCACTAGAGGTTCCAATTAATGGGAAAACAGATGCAACCAACAATGTGATGACTGGAGATGAGAAAAAGTGGCGCAGAGTGCCTTATTTGCCTTCATATGTGCCATTTGGACAGGTAGATATTATGGACTGATGATTTAGTTCAGTTTTCTTTTTGAGTCACCACAGGTTCTATGAATgtttttactttcttattttttcatgGTGTACTGCTTTTGCATGTTATTGTTATTGTACTTGCATGCAAAAGATTGATTGATTTGTCCTATAAGATGAAAAAAACTAGATCAGAAACTAGAGTGGAATTAGATTTTCTTTGTCAAATCCTTAACTGCCAATCTGAATCGGTATGATGATGGCAGAATTGACTGTAATTCTCACCAACTAACTCGATTATCCTCTCCACCCTTTCTCATAATTATTGTAGtcaattgacttatttttttttataaatataaaaactgtCAATACTCCCCATGTCGATAGTTCCCCCTAAACATTCACTTGGTCCCCTAGGTAAACAGCTTGTGgcttttgaaattgttgtggagTTGATTGAAGCATGTTGACTAAACCAATTCCACCATTTAGTACAAGAATAATTTCTAATCCTCCTGGGTCAAACATAAACTTATGAATACTCCTGTACTCTTTCAGTTCTGTGTTTTGAGTTTCCTATGGTATGTTTGGCCATAAAACGGAGCATCAGTGGCTCTGAAATTATACTAAGATCCCATGGCTCCCTTTGTAAACTGCACTACTCTACATGGTTTTAGCtgataattattaatatccTTCACCTTTTTGTCATTTTGTGGTGGGCTGATGGTACTACCCAAAACCTCCATTGTTGCCCTTAGTCCCTGGTTTTCCCTGTATCAAACATGGGCTTCCCTCAATTTTTTTCCTCCTCTTTTCCCGCCCAAAAACAATCCATCTCTAGCAGTCTCATTCCTGATCTCAAGAACTTTTTTTCTTCAGTCTTCTGCTTTTTTGacctgattttttttttgtttctcctAAGTTATTCCCAGTttttgcttctttctttctttctttcccttcTGTTCTTTTCATACCTTTATCTTCTGTTATGTTTTCTTGCTGCCTTTTGTCCGTTAAAGCAACCATTTTACAGTGGTTTGAAGGTTAGCGTTAAGGAAAAACCTAATGATTTATGCATTAGATTCTACAATCAATGTCAACCAGGCTTTAAATTTTATGCACTTGACAAtgcaaaatcaatttttaatgtACAGGATCAAAAGCAAAGGAGTAAAATGATTCcatatcttttgtttttccttagtgtacattattttccaattttCATTTTCCCTGGATGCtatgtttcttttaattaattttgaactcATTGGAACTTGTTTCATGTAAGACAGCTTTATTTATTGGGAAATTCCGCCGTAGAGTCTCTATCAGGTGCAGAGTACTCAAAGTTGACATCGGTATGATCTTTTCTTCGTTGCTTATGAATCTGTGATATTGTTCTAGTGTCCCAATTTAGGCTTAAGATTTATCTTCCaacattatatttatgaatatgGTAGTGTAAGTTCTCTCATTTAGTTTTCCTTTGGCAAAGACATTTTCAGGTCAGATCTGTGATTACTGAATTGAGGGAAAGACTTCAATCACATTCAATGAAGTCATATCGATCTAGATTTCAGAGGTAACCATCTTTCTCATCAGGTTACACTAACAGAATTGGGTTTGcttagttttcaaattattgACACCTAAATGATCATATGCTTACATCATAACCAAGATTCATGCCCAAATCATCTTATCTACTGTAGTATTTCTGAGGATAGGTCCTCTAAGCTTCTTGAATTCCATCTAATGGGCTAATTATTGTTTCAAGCTTTTGATAATACTTTTCTACATTAATTGGTGTTTCATATAGGAATAATACTGGTTTTCCTTCCTGGTTTGCAGAATCTATGACCTTTATATGAGTATTGATTCCTCATCTTTCTCTGGGATTGATCAGTTTCCTCATCTGAAGCAATGGCTTGGGTTTACAGCTGCTGGCACTGTGGAGCTTGGCCACATAGTTGAGTCCCCTGTTATTCGAACTGCAACCTCAATTGTTCCTTTGGGATGGAAAGATGGACTACGAGCAAAAAATGGAGAACCTCTGAAAGTTGATATTGCTGGTTATGGGTTGCATTTATGTACACTGGTTCATGCTCAAGTGAATGGTAACTGGTATTGTCATTACCCCATAAAACATCATAACTTCTAAGATAAATGGAACagagagaggagagaaaaataacAGTGAAAGAATCTGTGTATTATTCACATTACTTGCACAATCATAAGTACATCGACTTATTTATATGAGTCATTTACTGACAGCTGTCTAATGTTGACAGCTGTTCAATTACAGGGAAAACACTTgtacaaaaacaaagaaaactccATAATATACTAATTATCAACTATTTAACTATAGTATTACTAACACTAAATCACTTATTGGTTTAGTTttcttttgataaaatttcTAAATACTAAATGGATCTGTTTAGATTTGTGATGGGTGGAAATGGGGGCAGTCCCAGGGCAGAGAAAGAATTAGTAGTTATAATCAAGTTTGTCAAACTCAGAGTTTACGTAAATTCGTGAGAGTCCAGTAAACTCATAAGAGTTTACTTtgacatgaatttttttttatataaataacatcCTAATTCAAATAAGTCCACAAAATTATAGAACTTAAAagtactataaataaataagttcattcaaatattataaaacgtAAATCCAAATATTAAGTGTCTATGTCTAATCCTCTAATCCTCTACTGACattatcatcttcatcatcattttcatccaaCTCTTCCCATGATAAAAGTTGTGCATCCTCATTGgcattaaaagttattttatcaAGATCAACAACATCTAGAGCTGGATCTGTTGTTGCTTCATCTAAGTGAACATTTTACCATCATTTCAAATGAGCTCCAATTATGCTCACATTCTGAAGAACTACAAGTCAAGCTTAGAATTTTGAATGGAAAATCTCTTCAACTCTGGAGTTCCATCCCTAAACATCTTCCCCATTCCACAGAATTCTATCATTACCATTAATATCTATCCCATGTTTCCATCCAATATCAGATCTCTTTCTTGGAGCATTTTTACTTCTATGTCTACCTTTAATAGAGGAGGAAGCAGTTGGATTCCTCTCAATTGAATTTGATCCATTCCCAACATTTcgatcaaatttaaattttttactacaaaattaaaaaatatattataaataaaatatccacGGTTTTTGGTAGACTAGAGAAGAATTATCTAGTAAAAGAATTGCACAGAACAGTGCAGAGAGGGGCTGAATATAAGAGGCTGAAACATAACTCAAGAATAATGCCACTTACACAAACAAACAGTACACACTCTGCATAGAAAGTGTGCATTGTGTGTGACGAAAACAGAGCTCGTGACGGAAAGCAACCGGCGATGGCAACTGACGACAATAGTGAGTTAGGTGGCGACAACGTCAACAGTGAATGCGATGGCAATACACGATGAAGCGATGCAAAGCGATTCCGAGAGAGGGGTGCGATTGTGAGAGATGGCCTGCATGATAGAGGAGTTCAAAAGAACGAAGAAGGGACTTAATCACAACCTAATCTGGTTAGTTTTCTTCAAAAGACGTCCTCCATACGAAGTCGTtttac harbors:
- the LOC108347394 gene encoding uncharacterized protein LOC108347394; protein product: MEFIQSRVEPWIKDQREKLLGLKDKVSWGPLQWRMKWPWASHREHKKRIQEEYQRLTNLCRALKADSVSDLQDLLCCMVLSECVYKRPAGEMIRAVNKFKADFGGQVVALERVQPSSDHVPHRYLLAEAGDTLFASFIGTKQYKDVIADANILQGAIFHDDAVEESEKNESTESDNDESHNGKDYTWNPLQSRSKKPKKKYKPAAHRGFMARAKGIPALELYRLAQKKKCKLVLCGHSLGGAVAALATLAILRVIAASSSSSSKENEKVSIKCITFSQPPVGNSALKDYVNRKGWQHYFKSYCIPEDLVPRILSPAYFHHYNAQTQPGPSENETDSSLLRKNKQGSGKLNAEQLVLGVGPVQRSFWRLSRLVPLEGLRRQFSTGRERPISSNERNSFPDSLATTLNEEEVVAPQLLEIQEGSDGISLKPLPEADKHSLEVPINGKTDATNNVMTGDEKKWRRVPYLPSYVPFGQLYLLGNSAVESLSGAEYSKLTSVRSVITELRERLQSHSMKSYRSRFQRIYDLYMSIDSSSFSGIDQFPHLKQWLGFTAAGTVELGHIVESPVIRTATSIVPLGWKDGLRAKNGEPLKVDIAGYGLHLCTLVHAQVNGNWCSTMVESFPSPPNYSSDQGMQPEIQRLRILVGPPLRSPPKHQTVLDSLMPAFSSVDSETASSSAPVDKDKFIRPESLNNFVIFCTSDFTTVSKEVHVRTRRVRLIGLEGAGKTTLLRAVLNKCKPNTAANDDAVSEVVREVIADGLCYCDSSGINTQELNVETSRFRDKLWLGIRDLSQKTDLIVFVHNLSHSIPRCSNSNDNQQRPVLSLFLDEAKTLGIPWVLAITNKFAVSAHHQKAAIEAALTAYQASPGSAEVINSCPYVMPGFVGASISLDAINTNSTKSVGAEKFIFAPINFIRKPFLKREIVFPVEGVNSLCQQIHQILRSGEESSFQEFARDRLTMELAREQAMSIEARRGARAKENSLNSAAVGASVGAGLGLVLAIVMGAASALRKP